In Magnetococcales bacterium, the genomic window GTCCCGATCGCGCCCCCGGCAGCCAACACCTCATCCTTGCCACGCTTTGCGGATCTGGTGCCCGGGCAACACTATATCCGCATCCAGAATCCCTCCCCCATCCCGGGCAACAAGCCCCAAATATCGGAGGTCTTCAATTTTAAATGCCCGCATTGTTTCCATCTGCATGCCGTGTTCGAGGTTTGGGCGGAAAAAAATCGGGGGCGTTTTGACATCCACTCCCTCCCCATGGCCTTCGAACCTCAATCGGATCGGCCAGTTCGAGCCTATTTTACCGCCCTCTTCATGGGCAAGGGCAAAGAGATGAAAAATCTCCTGTTCAAAGCCAACTTCGTTGACAGCCTGGACATTGAAAACCAGGATGTCATCGCCTTTCTGGCCGAAGAGATCGGTTTGAAAGTCGACCCCTTCAAGGAGCAGATGAGCAGTTTCGGCGTCGTGGCCAAAGTGTCCCAGGCCAAAGCCCAGGCCCACGCTTTCGGCATCACGGGAACGCCCTCGGTCGTGGTGAATGGACGCTATCTGGTCCACGGCTCACACACCGGTGGTGACTGGAACCGGCTGCTGGCCATCGTGGAAACATTGTCTGAACATTGAGTTCTCGGAAAAGGGGTTTCCGGCGTCTGGCAGGTCCGCGAGGATTCGAAGTCCGTCGGGAACCGCTCCTTTTCGTGTCCGGTTCGATTGCAAACAACGACATGAGACCGCGCATCCACCTTGAGACAAGCATCATCAGCTACCTGGCCGCCTTACCAAGCCGGGATTTGATCGTTGCCGCCCACCAGCAAATCACCCACGATTTTTATTTTCTTCTCCATCTTCTTCCCTAAATTCTTCCCCTGTCAATCTCAAAAAACTGGATCATTGAGTGAATAGTTGCAAAATTTTGGTTCCGGTCAGGAGCGTTCCCGACCCGGTCCATCCGGTTCGCCTGGATCCGGAAACCGGCGCACTGGATCTCGTCGGCGTTCGCACCTGTCTCAATCCGTTTGACGAGATAGCCCTGGAAGAGTCCGTTCGTTGGCGGGAGCGCAACCTGGTCAGTGAGGTTCTGGCCGTCAGCGTCGGTCCCGCCGCCTGGAGCGAGGGGCTGCGCACAGCCCTGGCCCTGGGCGCAGATCGGGCCATTCTGGTCGAAACACCACAAACCCTGCAACCACTGGAGGTGGCCCGCTGCCTCCAAAAAGTGGTCGAACAGGAACAACCCGGGATCGTCCTGGCCGGCAAACAATCCGTGGATGGCGACCACGCCCAGACTGGCCCCATGCTGGCTGGGCTGCTGGGATGGAACCAGGCCACCTGCGTGGCCGCGCTGGAACGGGTGACCACCGAAGAGATTCAGGTGGTGCGAGAAGCGGATGGCGGTCGGCAGCGGCTGCTCCTGCCCTTGCCTGCCGTCATCACCGTCGAGTTGCGCCTCAACCAGCCCCGCTACGCCAGCCTGCCCGCCATCATGCGGGCGCGCAACAAGCCCCTTTTACATCTGCCCATCGATGCATGGGGCATCGTCCCGGCCCCGCGGATCGAGTTGCTCGCGCTTGCCGAACCCTCCCCACGTCCACCGGGTCGGCGCGTCACCAGCACAGTTGCGTTGGTCCAGCATTTGCGCGAGGCCGGATTGTGGCGATAAAACCTTTCGTCATCGCAGAACTCGACCAGCAGGGGGCATTGACCCGAGCAACCCGCCACGTTCTCACCGCAGCCACTTCGCTGGGGACACCCACCATCCTGGTGGCTGGCGCGGATTGTATCCCAGCCGCCCGGCAGGCAGCCTCCCTGGCAGGAAGCCACAAAGTCCTGCTCGCCGATCACCCCACACTCGCCTTCCAGATGCCGGAAAACCTTGCCGATCTGATCCTCGCCCTGGTCGCGGATCATACCCATCTGCTCATAGCCGCCAACACGTTTGGGCACAGTTTGCTTCCCCGCGTGGCTGCCCTGCTGGGGGTTCCCATGGTCAGCAACGTCGTCGAAATTCTGGACCAGGATGTTTTCGTACATGTCATCCATGCCGGAAACATCCGCGCCACCGTGCGCCCGCATGGCCAACCCATCCTCCTGAGCATCCGCACAAGCGCCTTCCCGGCGGCCCCGATGCAACAAGGGTCAGCACCGCAACAAGTCGTTCCCGTCTCTCCCGGTCGCCGCCTCACCCGCCATGTGGCGTTCGAACCCTCACCCCACACACAGCGGGATCTGCTGTCGGCCCGAGTGGTGGTCGCTGGCGGGCATGGCCTGGCCGCCGGAGGCAGCTTTGCCCCCGTTGAGGAGTTGGCCCACCATCTGGATGCTGCCATCGGCGCCACCCGCGCCGCTGTTGACGCCGGATTGGCACCCAACGACTGGCAGGTGGGCCAGACCGGCAAAATCATCGCCCCGGATCTCTACCTCGCCTTGGGCATCTCCGGCGCCATCCAACATTTGGCAGGCATCAAAGACGCCAAAACCATCGTAGCCATCAACAACGACCCCAACGCCCCCATATTCTCCGTCGCCGACTACGGATTGACAGCCGATCTGTATGAGGCCATACCAGAGTTGATACAAACTCTTGGAGCGAAGAGTTGAGGGGCTGTTGAGAAGCTGGGGTCATAAATTTTGGGCAATCACCCTGGAACCCTCCTGCGCCACGCGAAAAGGGAGGGTGCGACAGGACAAACGTGCGGCAATCTCCGGGTGGTTGTCCGCCTGGAGCAGCACGAACCCTCCAGCCCCTGCCCCCAACAGCTTGCCGCCGGTCGCACCGAGCCGTAGCGCCTCGGCCATGAAAGCCTCCACCCGCGCATTGCTGATGCCAGCCGCCATCTCCTGCTTGTATCGCCAACCCTGAGTCAATATTTGGCCCAATCGATCCACTTGCCATAGATGAAAATGGTCCCGTAGTTGGTCAGCCAGGGCGGTAATCTTGTCCATGCAGGCCATCTTGTCCGGTTTGTGCAAGTTTTGGCGCTGCTCAGCCAGAATGGTTCCGGCTGCACGATCGTTGCCGATGTAGTAGAGACACAGTTTCTCTTCAAGGCTGCGCAGACCCTCCTGATCAAGGGATACCGGAGCCACGTGGACGGTCTCATCCCTGGCAAAACGGATATAGTTGACCCCACCAAAGGCGGATGCATACTGGTCCTGTTTGCCGATGGGTTCCTTGAGTCTGTCGATTTCAATCTGGCAGGCCTCCGCAGCCAACCGGTCAGGGGTCACCGCTTCTCCCTGAAAGGCGTAGAGTGCGTGCAACAAACCCACCGTGAATGCGCTGGAAGAACCAAGCCCGGTGCCAGCCGGAACATCCGAAAACGAGGCAATTTCGACACCGGCTCCCAACTTGACCTTGCGCAGCGCCTCCCGCACCAGAGGGTGACGAATTTCGTCAATACAATCGACATCTTCGGTCTTTGAATATTTGATGCGGATCTTGTCATGAAAATAGGGGTGAACGACGATATACATGTAACTCTGGATGGTGGCACTGACCACGGCGCCGTAAGGGCGTGCGGCATAGTAGTCACGCATGTCGCTGCCGCCACCGGCAAAGCTGACCCGCAGCGGGGTTCGGGTAATGATCATGCCCGGTACGCTCCTGAAAAACGATTGAAAAACTGGGATGGAGGTCCAGGAGGAAGGGCTGCGCCCTTCCTCCTGGTGGGGTTCGGGGCGAAGCCCTGACAGAATTTTTCATGTCAAAGCCCTTCTTGAAGGGGTGCTGAATAGCGATGCTTGCTGCGTCGTGGGTGACAATGACGATGCCCCTGTGCTACCGTCGCCCCAGGATAAAGAGTCATGGCAATGGGATACAGGCCTTTCGGGAATGGCAAAATCTTGGCAACAGGCACTTGACCAACGCTGGGAGCAGCACTGGCAGGCGACAGGACACAACCCCGGCATCTCCCGTCTGGGCAAGCACATGTTTCGCGCCAAGGAGGCAGGGTTGCGTCATGTCCTGAAAAATCTTGACGCAAAAGCCACGCAACTTTTGGAAGTCGGGTGCGGGCCTGGACACATTCTGGCCATGTACCAACGCATGGGCTTCAACTGCCTGGGAATCGACATCTCCCCTACAGCAGTGGCCATCTGCCAGGAACGCGGACTCAACGCCATCGAAAAAAACGTCATGGAGGAGTCCAACCTCTACGACCTGGTGACGAGCGATGGCATGCTGGAACACTTTCTCCACTTTGAACCCATGGCCGCGCAAATGATGGCATTGAGCCGTCGTTTCGTGCTTTTGATCCAGCCCAACCATGGCTCCTTCTGGGGCAGGGTTCTGCCCTGTCTGGCGGAGCTCATCAAGGGGGAAGAGAACATGCTGGAATACAACTATCGCATCGCCGACTTTGTCGATGTTTTCCATCACCACGGTTTTACTGTCGTGGCAAACAGACCTGTCTTTGGTGATGTTTTCCGCATTTTGCTGTTTCAGCGTCACGCCAGCCTCCCCACTCCTTGAGCGACCCGGGAAAGCCGTTTCATTGGTGAACATTCTTTTTTTGAATCCGCCATTTTTACCGGGTTTTTCCCGGGCGTCCCGCAGCCCCGCCGTCACCAAGGGGGGAACGCTTTACTTTCCCATCTGGTTGGCCTACGCCACCGGAGCCGCAGAGCAGGCCGGACATGCCGTCCGGTTGATCGATTGCGCCGCATCCGCATACTCATTACAAGATCTGTTTTCCGTCCTGGGTTCGTGGCAACCGGAGCTGGTGGTGATCGATACCAGCACGCCCAGTATACTCCACGATGTCCAGGTGGTGGAGAAGATCAAGGCGCGTTTCCCGAAAACCTTTACCCTGCTGGTCGGTTCGCACCCGTCAGCTTTACCCCGGGAGAGTATTGCCCTGAGCGCCGCCGTCGATGGCGCCGCCCTGGGCGAGTATGACGCCACCGTGCCCGATCTGGCGGATGCCCTGGAAAAGGGGCGGGAGTTGCAGGAGGTGCCCGGCCTGGCCTACCGCCAGGGTGAGACGATCTTCCGCAATGCCCGACGTCCCTTGCTTGAAGCGTTGGACCCCTTGCCGTTTGTGAGCGAGGTCTACGCGAAACATTTGCGCGTCGCAGACTATTTTTTTGCCGCCGCCAACTATCCGCTGGTGCAGATCATGACGGGACGTGGCTGCCCGCATCGTTGTTTTTTTTGCGTTTATCCACAAGTCTTTCACTCCCGGCGCTATCGGGTCCGTTCCGCCGGGAACGTCGTGGATGAATTGGCCTTCATCCAACGAAACCTTCCCGATGTGCGGGAGGTCGGTTTTGAAGATGACTGCTTCACCGCCAGTCCCAACCATGTCCGGCAGATTTGTCAGGAGATCCTGGCGCGGGGCATGCGGATCAAGTGGTATTGCAATGTCCGTGGCGATGTCCACCCCGACCTGTTGCGCCTCATGAAGCAGGCCGGCTGTCGCCTGGTTACCGTCGGATTTGAAAGCGGCCACCAAAAAATTCTGGACGGCATGGGCAAACACGCCAAACTGGAAAAGTATGAAAAATTTGTCCGTGATGCCAAAAACGCCGGTCTGATGGTCCATGGCTGCATGATGGTCGGCAACCCCGGCGACACCCGGGAGACGGTCGCCATCAGTTATGCATTCGCCACCCGCGCCAATTGCGACAGCATGCAGTTCTACCCGCTCTTCGTCTATCCCGGCACGGAGGCCTACGATTGGGCCCTGACCAACAACTACCTCAAGACCACTGATTTCACCCAATGGTTGACCCCGGATGGGAATCACAACTGCATCCTGGATACGCCGACCCTCTCCGCCCGGGAGATCGTCGAACTTTGTGACCACTATCTCAAAAAATACCACCTGCGCCCCCGCTATATTCTCATGAAATTGTGGCAAGCCCTGTGCCATCCAACCGAAGGGTATCGTACCCTGCTTTCGGCAAAGACTTTCTTTCTGCATCTCCTCCGCCACCGCTCCGGGAGCGCTGCCGATGATTGACGTTTCCGTGGTGGTGATCTGCATGAATGAAGTCGGCCATATGCGCCGCTGTCTGGAGACCCTGGTGGCCCAGGGTTATCCGGCAGCGCACTTTGAGGTGCTCGTGGTCGATGGGGGATCCCAGGATGGCACGACCGCAATTCTGGACACCTTTTCCCGGCAACAGGCACATGTTCGCTGGATCACGGAGCCGCGCCGGGGCGCAGCCGTGGCGCGCAACACCGGCCTGCTGTCAGCACGGTTCCGGCATGTCGCCTTCATCGACGCCGATTGCGAGGCCTCCCCGGATTGGCTGGAACGCCTCGTCCATCACTTTCAGGATCAGCAAAGCCGGGATCCCACCGTCGTGGCGGTGGGCGGGGGCAATGTTCCCCTCCCCGACGCCCCTCCCTTCATCCAGGCCATCAGCATCGCCATGGACTCCTATGCCGGCAGCTTCAACAGCGTCCAGGGGCGTCGCATCCAGGAAGCCAGAGAGGTTTCCAGCCTCGCGACGCTCAACGTCCTGTATGACCGGGAGCCGCTCCTGAAGATAGGCGGCTTTGACGCGACCCTGGGCAGCGATGCCGAAGACGCCGACCTCAACTATCGGTTACGCCAGGCCGGTCATCGCCTGATCTACATCCCCGAGCTGCCGGTATTCCACAAACTGCGTGCCACCCCGGCGCTCTGGAGCCGGAACATGTTCCGCTATGGTCGAGGCCGGGCCCGCCTTCTCAAACGCCACCCCGCCATGTGGAGCCTGGCTTATCTGCTTCCCCTCCTCTTCCTGGCCGGCATGGCGACACTGCTTCTGTTTCCCTTCTCTCCGCTCTTTGGGCTGCCACTGCTCTATGTCCCCACGATTGCCATCTTGTCTGCTATCCTCTGTTGGCGGCACAGTCGTCTCGACCTGATGGCGCACGTATGCATCATCTTTGTCGTGCAACACTTTGGGTACGCGCTGGGGGAGGTGGTTGGTTTGTTGAGAAGGGAAAAAATCCGGGTATCCCTCCAGCATCACCCAAAAACCGACTGAAAGAGTGGTTTGTTATTTTTCTTGCAAAGGGGTATTCGTGCATCTAAGATCCGCACCCAGTAGGGTCCGGGTGGGTGCAAGGGTACGGGTATCCACACCAGAATCCCAGTCAGCGTACCCACAAAGCCAGGATCCAAACGGACTGCGCTGCGGAATGGGTCACTGTCGTGGTTGCGCGTATCGGTGCTGTCTTGCCGGGGCGCGTGTGTCCTCAAAGCCCGGTGTTATTAAATTTTTACAGGTGAATCAATGGGCAACATGGGTGAGTTCGATCCAAAAAAGAGTGTTCTGGACGCCATGAGTCTTGATGTCGAAAAGGTGTTCAAGGATCCTGCGGATCGTGTTCGTGTCATGGACATGCTGCAACAGGCCAAGGAACAAACCGCGAGACGGCAGATTGTTAAAATTCGGGAAGAGGATCCCCTGAAAAAATTTCTGACGCTGTGGAGGATTCGCTTCCGCTACGGCATCCATTGGTCCAAGCCGTTTTATCCCTTTCGCCTGGCACGGAACGTTTTGCTGGGAAAGACGTATCATTTCCTGAAATTAAAAAAATATGTCCTGAGAGGCATTGAGTTTGCCGGAACCTACCGTTGCAATTTTCGCTGCCACCACTGTCTCTGTATTCGACTGGATGAGAGCAGCAAACGCCGTGAGATGGAACCAGAGGATTACAAAAGAGTCGTCAAGGAGGCGATGAAGCTGGGCGCCACCACCTTCGGCCTTGAAGGGGGTGAGCCCTTTGTCTCCCAGTTCTGGGCCGAAATCATTGCAGCCTGCCAATCCAAGTACAACCATATCGTCATTTCGACCAACGGATTTCTCTTCGATGAGGAGAAAGCCAAGATATGTGCTAACCTTGGTGTCGATACGATCAATTTCAGCCTGGACAGCGGTGTCGCTGAGATACACGATCTTTTTCGGGTGCGCTATGGCAGCTTCAACAAGGTGATGGAAGGCATTGCCTTGTGCCGGAAATATGGCATCAAGGTGATCATCAACTCAG contains:
- a CDS encoding thiol:disulfide interchange protein DsbA/DsbL; this encodes MSLWALLIAWLVAIPPSAQAETGATGEKAVPIAPPAANTSSLPRFADLVPGQHYIRIQNPSPIPGNKPQISEVFNFKCPHCFHLHAVFEVWAEKNRGRFDIHSLPMAFEPQSDRPVRAYFTALFMGKGKEMKNLLFKANFVDSLDIENQDVIAFLAEEIGLKVDPFKEQMSSFGVVAKVSQAKAQAHAFGITGTPSVVVNGRYLVHGSHTGGDWNRLLAIVETLSEH
- a CDS encoding electron transfer flavoprotein subunit beta/FixA family protein, which gives rise to MNSCKILVPVRSVPDPVHPVRLDPETGALDLVGVRTCLNPFDEIALEESVRWRERNLVSEVLAVSVGPAAWSEGLRTALALGADRAILVETPQTLQPLEVARCLQKVVEQEQPGIVLAGKQSVDGDHAQTGPMLAGLLGWNQATCVAALERVTTEEIQVVREADGGRQRLLLPLPAVITVELRLNQPRYASLPAIMRARNKPLLHLPIDAWGIVPAPRIELLALAEPSPRPPGRRVTSTVALVQHLREAGLWR
- a CDS encoding electron transfer flavoprotein subunit alpha/FixB family protein, translating into MKPFVIAELDQQGALTRATRHVLTAATSLGTPTILVAGADCIPAARQAASLAGSHKVLLADHPTLAFQMPENLADLILALVADHTHLLIAANTFGHSLLPRVAALLGVPMVSNVVEILDQDVFVHVIHAGNIRATVRPHGQPILLSIRTSAFPAAPMQQGSAPQQVVPVSPGRRLTRHVAFEPSPHTQRDLLSARVVVAGGHGLAAGGSFAPVEELAHHLDAAIGATRAAVDAGLAPNDWQVGQTGKIIAPDLYLALGISGAIQHLAGIKDAKTIVAINNDPNAPIFSVADYGLTADLYEAIPELIQTLGAKS
- a CDS encoding GHMP kinase, encoding MIITRTPLRVSFAGGGSDMRDYYAARPYGAVVSATIQSYMYIVVHPYFHDKIRIKYSKTEDVDCIDEIRHPLVREALRKVKLGAGVEIASFSDVPAGTGLGSSSAFTVGLLHALYAFQGEAVTPDRLAAEACQIEIDRLKEPIGKQDQYASAFGGVNYIRFARDETVHVAPVSLDQEGLRSLEEKLCLYYIGNDRAAGTILAEQRQNLHKPDKMACMDKITALADQLRDHFHLWQVDRLGQILTQGWRYKQEMAAGISNARVEAFMAEALRLGATGGKLLGAGAGGFVLLQADNHPEIAARLSCRTLPFRVAQEGSRVIAQNL
- a CDS encoding methyltransferase domain-containing protein, with protein sequence MAKSWQQALDQRWEQHWQATGHNPGISRLGKHMFRAKEAGLRHVLKNLDAKATQLLEVGCGPGHILAMYQRMGFNCLGIDISPTAVAICQERGLNAIEKNVMEESNLYDLVTSDGMLEHFLHFEPMAAQMMALSRRFVLLIQPNHGSFWGRVLPCLAELIKGEENMLEYNYRIADFVDVFHHHGFTVVANRPVFGDVFRILLFQRHASLPTP
- a CDS encoding radical SAM protein; this encodes MNILFLNPPFLPGFSRASRSPAVTKGGTLYFPIWLAYATGAAEQAGHAVRLIDCAASAYSLQDLFSVLGSWQPELVVIDTSTPSILHDVQVVEKIKARFPKTFTLLVGSHPSALPRESIALSAAVDGAALGEYDATVPDLADALEKGRELQEVPGLAYRQGETIFRNARRPLLEALDPLPFVSEVYAKHLRVADYFFAAANYPLVQIMTGRGCPHRCFFCVYPQVFHSRRYRVRSAGNVVDELAFIQRNLPDVREVGFEDDCFTASPNHVRQICQEILARGMRIKWYCNVRGDVHPDLLRLMKQAGCRLVTVGFESGHQKILDGMGKHAKLEKYEKFVRDAKNAGLMVHGCMMVGNPGDTRETVAISYAFATRANCDSMQFYPLFVYPGTEAYDWALTNNYLKTTDFTQWLTPDGNHNCILDTPTLSAREIVELCDHYLKKYHLRPRYILMKLWQALCHPTEGYRTLLSAKTFFLHLLRHRSGSAADD
- a CDS encoding glycosyltransferase; the encoded protein is MIDVSVVVICMNEVGHMRRCLETLVAQGYPAAHFEVLVVDGGSQDGTTAILDTFSRQQAHVRWITEPRRGAAVARNTGLLSARFRHVAFIDADCEASPDWLERLVHHFQDQQSRDPTVVAVGGGNVPLPDAPPFIQAISIAMDSYAGSFNSVQGRRIQEAREVSSLATLNVLYDREPLLKIGGFDATLGSDAEDADLNYRLRQAGHRLIYIPELPVFHKLRATPALWSRNMFRYGRGRARLLKRHPAMWSLAYLLPLLFLAGMATLLLFPFSPLFGLPLLYVPTIAILSAILCWRHSRLDLMAHVCIIFVVQHFGYALGEVVGLLRREKIRVSLQHHPKTD
- a CDS encoding radical SAM protein, which gives rise to MGEFDPKKSVLDAMSLDVEKVFKDPADRVRVMDMLQQAKEQTARRQIVKIREEDPLKKFLTLWRIRFRYGIHWSKPFYPFRLARNVLLGKTYHFLKLKKYVLRGIEFAGTYRCNFRCHHCLCIRLDESSKRREMEPEDYKRVVKEAMKLGATTFGLEGGEPFVSQFWAEIIAACQSKYNHIVISTNGFLFDEEKAKICANLGVDTINFSLDSGVAEIHDLFRVRYGSFNKVMEGIALCRKYGIKVIINSVVHKENIYTEHYRTLLEFCEREKLLINTLFAKGVGNFKDKDVMMNDEDIKNYHELIRPYNWVQRHLNYNYGKQFGCPGTKEMINMTPYGDVLNCANMHIYMGSVMEEPLEVIRKRALDHTPFGAYHACFLADDRHFMNVYYNLLKQKPHFTIQEFREDLTKYEKETGKVVYPELSKDYPS